From the genome of Podospora bellae-mahoneyi strain CBS 112042 chromosome 2, whole genome shotgun sequence:
CTAACATATATTACACGAACCTCCTCCTTTTTTATCTTGTTTCTCTGGACTACCGCCACCCTCACAGTCCATTTCGGAAAGGACAAGACCCCCTGACCCCCCATCCTATCCCAAAAGCAAATGACCGACCTCATTAACGTAATCTTCTCTTCCTGTCCCTACCCTTCTTTACTATTCGTCCCGTGTGTTTGTATCAAACACAACAGCCCATCCCATGAAAGCTTTAAACCTCCTCAGTTGAACTCCGACCCGTCACCTTCCAGTTCTGTGATCCCTATACCATGTTTGCCGAACTTTTTATGAGCGCGCTGAAAGACAAACTGAACTGGAAAAGACTGGCAAACGATGAACGAGATGTAGCGAGCCGATTGAAAAGAccgagaaaagaaaggcaGAGAAAGGCATGGCGGGTATAATTGAGAGtgagggaaaagagaaatAGCCGAGAAATACCGATACCAAAACCGTCGCCGTGAAATGAAATAAAAAGACAAGGCAATGTGATGAAGGGAAGATGCGCGAAAATGCCAGTAACTCTTTGCGAGCCGGCACGCAGGGTACTGGCACTTCACGAAACCCCAGATAGTGTTGGTGCTTGTGACTATGCTTTGTATGACGATACTGCCGCACTAAGCATGATGCAATAAACCTGGATGTTGGAGGCGTGGATCATCACTGGTGTGAACTAGCGGATCCAGGGGCAGCATAAGCCCCTCCCTCCTGACTGCCATGCTGTGATGGAACCATGCTCGCACGGCGAGCAGGAGCCGGAGCCAGCTGGGATGAGCCAAACGGACTGCCCAAAACGTTCGCGGACGCACGGCGGGGATCGGGCAGCACGTTTACACCAGACATGGCTGGGATAGTGGGCGTTTGGTAACCCGACCAGCGAGGCTCATAGCCATACGTCTGGGCCGGAGCTGGGGCCGAAGCTGGGACCGTTTGGTTCACGCCTGAGGATGTGTACCCCGTGGTGCCATACACCGGACTGCTGTGGTTGCGAACATGCTTAATGTTGGAACCGTGGAAGGCCGAGCCGGGGTTGGAGTGCTGGTTTCGTTGATTGTAGCTATAGCTGCTGTAATCATTTGCACGGTACCCATTGTTGGAAGCGCGAAAGTCAGACCCGCTGGATGTAAAGTTATTCATCGGAGCAGGAGCGGGTTGGTAGCCCGAGAAGCTGTTGCTAGGATAACCAGACGCAGCAGGGTAGTTGGATGTTGCGACTGGGTAAGCAGGAGTTGAATACCCCTGGGAGAAGGTTGGAGTGGCCCACTGGTTGAAGCTAGCATCTGAAACAGATCGCTGGTGCCCAGAGCGGCGGCCAAAGTCCAATTCATAGATGCCGTTTCGATCGTAATTGGAAGCACTGCCGTATTGAGGAACTGTCCGGTTGGTCTGAGCATCATATCGCTGCGTATTGTATGTCGGCAGAGATTCTTGGTTGGAAGTGCCGGTGCCAGAGTCATACTGAGTGTTGCTTTGAGACAATGTTGGTTCCAGGGTGCGCGGGCTATCGTAAGTGCGTGCCGTCACATCTGTGTCCCTGGGTACTGGGGGATAAGTAGGGTTGGGATTTCGTTCGAATGTGAATTCAGACCGAGGTGGCCTGGAAAAGTCGTGCTCGGGCGAAATGGTGCTGGGTTGGCTAGCTCTACGAGGAGCTGCCGCAGCTCGGGGAGCAGAGGTCCTTAACGCGGCACCACTGGACTGTGTGCGTCTGTGAGCCGAGCTTGTCTTGGCCTTTGTCTTCTTCGCTGTGTGAGCGCCTTCAATGTTTGGGAGAAGCTCAATATCCGGGACAGCAGAAAGAAGGCCGGCGACCATGTCATTGTCAATGCGTCGGAGAATGTCAAGGACTTCAAGCGTGCTGTAGCCACCACGACACAAGCCCTGATACCAATCAGGGACAGGCACCGAGGATGCCTGATGGATAGCCGCATCAAGATCAGGTTCATCGGCGtcatccatctcatcttcctctgcctCGGCATCGACCCGGGTGCGCTTCTTGGacccctttcttttccccttGTCGGCGTCATCGATCCGTTTCGCCTCGCGGCGCCTGACAGCAACCGTCCAATCTTTCAAGATGCCGTCCTTGCCGCTCCTCTCATTGTCGTTACTCCAGACCTGAATACGCACAACCTGGATGATAATCCTTTGAAGTAAGGTTGATTGGTAGTTCATGTCAGATCGATATCTCGCTCGCTGATAGTGCTTGCGGCACACCATCAGCCAGACATGGTCAGGAACGGCACGGGTGCATGATTTGTTTCTGCCAAAAATATGGGACATGGACTTGCGCATGTTAATCTTGGCATCAGGGAGTGTGCAGGGCGTCATGACGGAGCATTCAGGAGGCTTGTCAATGTCGAGCATCCGAACACACTCGGTATGATCCTGGCAAACGTCAGGGACGAGGTAGTTGTATAGATCTGGTCCGATCCAGAACCGGCCGACGGTGCCAGGAGGCCCGACGGGCAGATTAGGTTCGGATGCCACTCGCCGGTGGGGAATGACTGTGTCTTCATTGTTTTCGTAGGAAAGAAGATCGTGAGCGCTGAAAAAGATCTTGTTAGCATTGGAGTATATCTAAGGAGGGTTGTGAGACGTGACGTCACTAGCCAATCAGAAATAAGGATCTTATCTCTGATTACTGGTGCACAGAAACCCACAAAATGACGAAAGGCCAAGAAATTGTGGCAGAAACCGGTGGGTCATTTTCCGCCATTTGCAGGGGCTAACCGCTGCGACGGTAACGGCCGTGCATATTGCCAAGCTCACTGAGCTCTGGCCGTTGAGATATTTGGGTGATAGGGTGTTTTCGATGATAATGTCGGCGTGGAAGATGATGTGGCAGGACTTGAGAGGAATTGGGAGGAATTGGGAGGAATTGGGAGGAATTGGGAGGAATTGGGAGGAATTGGGAGGAATTGAGGAAGAGATTAAACCATGTAGCAAGTCAACGTACCTATTCAAGCTCCCGTTTGAGTTTGACTGCCCGCGACGGGGGATGATAACGTCGCTGGGTGACTGAGCTCGAAGGGGCAATACCTGATTGTGACCGCGGGTtgtgttgttattgttgccATTGAAACCGATAGCAGCGGAGCGGTAATTGTCGCTGTGGTTCTCGAGCTTGACACGAGGCGAAGTCTGAAcatcttcgtcctcgtcaatATTGGTGAGGTCAACCTGTTCGGGTGCCATGTCCAGGTTCCGATGACTGGGACTTGTTCGAAGATCaggtggttgatgaaatTGATACTGGGCCGATGACCAAGAATCTGATTTGTTCGGATGCCTGGAGAAAAGTGATGAAGTACGGGAAAAGTCCGAAGCTGTGGTTGTGGCAGAGGTgaaggaagaaagggaaCTCCTCGACAGAGAGAATTTATGGCCtggggagctggggctggCAGGTGGTGACTGACAGGCGGGCCTTGGGCATTCACCACTAGTTGGGATAGACTTGGGATCAATACTCAAAGACAATGGTAATGAATAGCCTCCAGCGTCCCACGGCGTGCGATTCCTGTGATTGGTAACGGCCACGCTCTCGTTGGGAGAGTCGGACCCACTTCTTTGCGAAGTTGCTCTGCTACCGGGTGGTGACGGAGTGTTGGGAACTGCCGTAGAGGTTGCCGTGGTCTCGCCCGTGGCAGAAGGGGTTGAACTGTCGACAGAGTCCCTCCGGTGCGTTTCTCCTTGCTGTGTTCCGTGAAGCGCTCCTTCAAACCCTCCTTGTAGCCCAACTGGAAGACCTCCCTGGATTCCTCCTTGTAGTCTTCCTCCTACCCCACACGATACGTTCAATAGCGATGTGACGTCCATTTTGTAGATGGCTGAGACGGGCCTCAGGCAGCCATTCGAGGAAACCCTGTTCACCCGACACGCCCCAATGCTTCGTTCGACCAACCAGCTGGCCCTCCTTAATCTCTCAGGGACAAGATGGACGCTCCGTCTAAGCTCAGGTCTCCGCCCTGTGTGACCTTCAGTTCAGGATAGCGAGCTAGCGTGTTCCGAAAACGAACGAGACATCTGAATAACAACTGGAACCTTGACGGCTGGTGCGTGGTCCTGCCCTCGGCTGACTCTGCAAAATGCCACTCGATCCCCTCGGCTCAGCAATCGTCCGCAAGATCACCGGCTATTTCGGCTCCGATATCGTCGGGCACAGTTGTCGAGCGTGATCCCCGGGTCGGTCACGTAACCAAACAATGAACCACCCTTTCCCAAATGACGTTTCAAAATTCCACCAAGATAACTGACTTCAGCTTGAAGTCGTCCAAAGACCTGCGTTTCGATGTCGAGAGTCCCGCTTTGATGGCCTTCCCTGGCAGTTTCCTTTGGGCCTGTTTCCTTTACCGACACGCCGACCTGTGGATGATTGATCGAGTCCCAGACAAAGGCAGGACTCAGCCGATCGTGCTCAATAATAAGGCAAGGATACCCGactgttgctgatgttgcgTCGCTTTTCTTAACCCCGTCAGGTTGTGTTGCCACGCTCGCTCTTGTTCTCGCCACCgctgtcgtcctcgtcgatACGAAACTGTCACCACAGTAAAGACTGCTTCCGATGTGGTGATCTATAGGGCGAAGAAGGTTCGGAACCAGCAGCCAAGCGAGCTAGACGGGTGGTCCTCCACCTTATGTTCTCCAGACGGCTCGGCACAAGCGAATATCTGCCCCACGCCGCGGGCGCGGACAAGCTTATCGAAGGGATCGACGTTTGAGACTCGCACTGACAGTCCCACAGACAGTTTGATGGGACCCGAAACACCTTGGGTCCAGGCACTGGAGAAGAATGGAAGTCGGGTAGCTAGCTCAGGGTTgacaaggaggggggggaggaaacaTTTGGCAGCCAACAGCCCCTCCAAGAAATCTGTAACAGGAATGAGTGGATCGAAACAAAATATAGCAACTTCGCGAGCTGACACTGACTTGGTAAACAGGGGGACACAAGAAAATAGCTCAAGAAGAACCCGCTCCGAGAAACCGGAAGAGCCAACCGGCGGCCGTCTGTCGTCCAGCTCGATCACGATCCGAAGCCAAGCGAACAGACGAGCGTCAAGAGAACAGCACCAGAGATGTCGCCGCGTCTCAAGAAAGAGGTCGACCAAGATCAGACGGACCGTATAATGTCGAAGTGGTGATGCCGGGTGTTGGATGGCACCAGTGGTTGCCGAGACaagagggagaaaagggaaggaaggagctGGTCGCAACAGCTTGGTTGAGCAAAAggaaacaacaagaacaagttGAGACGATTCCTTCGGCAGGACACCTCGAGCCAAAAAGAGGAATGGGGATCAGTGAGGGGATAAGGCTGGCACTTGGGTGCATGAGTCGAAGACACACAGTCCAAGGACAGTACGTGTTTGAGTGCGTGGTAGGGTACATCCGGGGACAGCGACCGGGAAGACCTTGAGGGCCGCCGAATGTCTTGCTGGGGTGCCAAAGGTGATGTCCTGTGCCCGACTGGGATCAACCAAGCAGCCATGGATCAGAGATCCGGGGCGGGCAGCACGACGCAGGCTGGCCGAAGCTCTCAGGAACGGGCAGATGACAGACCGTTGCACGGTCGGAGGGTCAGGACGGCAAGGGTTTTGCACAGAGTTTCCGTCTGCAGCGCCGCTCCCATGCCCTTGCGCTCCCTTTGCATTGAAGAAGGTGTTAGTCGACGTTTAGGGTTCCCCACACTAGACGCAGTGGTGTAGTgtaatggtggtggtggtggtgtggtccTGTGGATGGGACCGGGCTCGCAGATATCCCCCGAGGGGGTGTGTACATGCTTAGCCAGCAGGTAGCTACCAGACTTTGTGGCTCCTGTCTTTCTGTGATGAATGTACAGGGCCATGGACCATGGTCCCTGATGTGGCCATCCTTGTGGAGTGCTTGGTGCGGATGCAACATGCCGCAGAGCCTTCTCAGTCATCCAGATCCCTGGTTACCCAAAGTCTTGGCTACATCCCATATGCCGACCGTTTTCAACATCGCAGAAGCCTACCCGCGCGTCAGATTGGTCCGTTCAACATCATGGCGTCCGATATTCGTCTGAAGCGCTACACAGAGGATCACCAGGCGAGAATCAAAACCAGTAGCTGAAGACCTCGTTGCATTCGTTGCCAACAGGCAGAGGAAAAAACCAACACCACTCACATCTTGTTTGGTCTCGCTTTCACAGAAGCACAAAAAGACACATGGGGTTGAGACAGACTCGGAGGCTCTAAATAGCACATGGCCCGTATCCGCATGCCCTTGATGGAGACTGCCATCTCAGAATTCGGTGTGGCGCAGCACTTTTTCCAGGATCGACAAGCTGAGACTCCGAGATGGGGCGTGAAACGTCTTGGGAAGCCATGTTTGCCAGGAGAGTGGAAGACTCGAATGAATCCAGGCACGGTTTCTCGGGTCTCTTCTTGTAACCGAATTCATCAGTTCCCAAGACTGAGAGCTGTCCACGGGCATAGGCGGTCGATCCCATTGCAACGGTGCTAGTGAGAACAACAAAGAAGCTAAAGGCGAGAAAGGGGTTGCCAGAAACCCGCCGAGGCTAACGGCACCAGAGGAAGGACAGGGTTCAGCAGCGCCGGATCGAAAACGGAGCCGTTGTCGCGGCTAATTTAGCAACCTTCTGCAGCCACACGATACCCGAAACGTCATGTTTGGGACGATGTAACCCTATCTTGAactggtggaggagaaggcgtgggtgttgatgttgacgaaCCCTCAGTAGAGTTATCAGTGtcggtttcttttttctacTGCTGGGTAGCTACACCACTCGGTATTCGTCACACCATTTCAGAAGATGGGAAGAATGCTCAAAGTGCTGCGAGCTATTCTCTTCATGTTTGCTATGTTGGCAAATGGCTTCGCGTTAGATCGCCTGtcacaagaaaaaaggaacCGGCAGGGGGGTGTATGAGAGGGGCTGCCGGGAGTTGTCCGATTTGAATCCGATCGAGCCTaggcccagccagcccaagGGAAGTAGGTGAGCGTACCTTGAGCAGTATCACCAACAAGATTAGGACTACCCTCGTCGAAACAGCATCAGAAACCAAACACAAGTTTGTCGAACCAGTATAGGTTGTGGTGATATCCATTCATGACAGTAGTCTGAAGTGATGGTGGACAGAAAGCTTGTGTCCATGTCGAGTGGGCGAGTGGGCGGAAGATGGTCCGAGTTGCGATTGGCTCTTTTGGCTCCTGGAGGGGTGTTTCAGAAGAAGGAAGCTCACCACTGCCCAGCAACCACCTGAAGATGGAGAGCAGGCAATGCAGGGGACGAGATAGGGTGCGTCTACAGATGTTTCAGCGGGCTCCCCAGTTCatgcgaagaggaagaagccaAAATCTGGGTCGCCAAGACTCCTTCCCGCAGCGGGCGGGAGGTCCACTCTTGATGACCCGGAGAGGGCCTACTAACCTTGAGTATAGGTGATTTGGATAGGGATAGGTAATAGTATTGGATACTGAAGAAAGTGATATCAACAGGCTACCTACGGTCACGGTACTAAATGGAACACTTCTCACCTACCTAGTTGCTCTGGCACACGTCGCTTCCCCTGCTAGGTTCTTACTCTTGACAGGCCGCTGGCGA
Proteins encoded in this window:
- a CDS encoding hypothetical protein (EggNog:ENOG503P346); protein product: MDVTSLLNVSCGVGGRLQGGIQGGLPVGLQGGFEGALHGTQQGETHRRDSVDSSTPSATGETTATSTAVPNTPSPPGSRATSQRSGSDSPNESVAVTNHRNRTPWDAGGYSLPLSLSIDPKSIPTSGECPRPACQSPPASPSSPGHKFSLSRSSLSSFTSATTTASDFSRTSSLFSRHPNKSDSWSSAQYQFHQPPDLRTSPSHRNLDMAPEQVDLTNIDEDEDVQTSPRVKLENHSDNYRSAAIGFNGNNNNTTRGHNQVLPLRAQSPSDVIIPRRGQSNSNGSLNSAHDLLSYENNEDTVIPHRRVASEPNLPVGPPGTVGRFWIGPDLYNYLVPDVCQDHTECVRMLDIDKPPECSVMTPCTLPDAKINMRKSMSHIFGRNKSCTRAVPDHVWLMVCRKHYQRARYRSDMNYQSTLLQRIIIQVVRIQVWSNDNERSGKDGILKDWTVAVRRREAKRIDDADKGKRKGSKKRTRVDAEAEEDEMDDADEPDLDAAIHQASSVPVPDWYQGLCRGGYSTLEVLDILRRIDNDMVAGLLSAVPDIELLPNIEGAHTAKKTKAKTSSAHRRTQSSGAALRTSAPRAAAAPRRASQPSTISPEHDFSRPPRSEFTFERNPNPTYPPVPRDTDVTARTYDSPRTLEPTLSQSNTQYDSGTGTSNQESLPTYNTQRYDAQTNRTVPQYGSASNYDRNGIYELDFGRRSGHQRSVSDASFNQWATPTFSQGYSTPAYPVATSNYPAASGYPSNSFSGYQPAPAPMNNFTSSGSDFRASNNGYRANDYSSYSYNQRNQHSNPGSAFHGSNIKHVRNHSSPVYGTTGYTSSGVNQTVPASAPAPAQTYGYEPRWSGYQTPTIPAMSGVNVLPDPRRASANVLGSPFGSSQLAPAPARRASMVPSQHGSQEGGAYAAPGSASSHQ